A part of Numenius arquata chromosome 2, bNumArq3.hap1.1, whole genome shotgun sequence genomic DNA contains:
- the LOC141479817 gene encoding secreted frizzled-related protein 2-like, with protein MFLTAKILGFALSGFLRVATGFDIGLSTKCVVIPKEMDMCHKIGYSEMRLPNLMGHTSMAEVILKSTTWQHLAHTDCHPHVRTFLCSLFAPICLDTFIHPCRSMCVAVRDSCAPVLACHGHPWPDSLDCDRFPASEDMCLASLTKEYKHLHKVLPKPACQACPAVEEFFTHKRVLEVFCDNDFAVKVKLSKKRTVFGDQEYNIECQVEFITQGSLLPYETQSMIQQWLLINENCTQRMIPTHRPMVYLLVGNIEEGTILVNQVYRWQRRDSQLTLATQKWRYHKCL; from the exons ATGTTCTTAACTGCAAAAATACTTGGTTTTGCTCTGAGTGGTTTCCTAAGAGTGGCAACAGGCTTTGACATTGGATTATCCACGAAATGTGTGGTGATACCCAAGGAGATGGACATGTGCCACAAGATTGGGTACTCCGAAATGAGGCTTCCCAACCTGATGGGACACACGAGCATGGCAGAAGTTATCCTAAAATCCACCACCTGGCAGCACCTTGCGCATACAGACTGTCACCCTCACGTGAGGACATTCCTGTGCTCCCTGTTTGCACCCATCTGTTTAGATAC GTTTATCCATCCCTGTAGGAGCATGTGTGTTGCCGTCCGTGACAGCTGTGCCCCCGTGCTGGCCTGCCATGGACACCCCTGGCCGGACAGCCTGGACTGCGATCGATTCCCTGCCAGCGAGGACATGTGCCTGGCATCTCTTACCAAGGAGTATAAACACCTGCACAAAG TCCTACCAAAGCCGGCCTGCCAGGCCTGTCCAGCAGTGGAGGAATTCTTTACGCACAAAAGAGTTCTTGAAGTTTTCTGTGACAATGATTTTG CAGTGAAAGTAAAGCTGTCCAAGAAGAGAACAGTATTTGGTGACCAAGAGTATAACATTGAATGCCAAGTGGAATTCATTACGCAGGGCTCACTCTTGCCTTATGAAACTCAGAGTATGATACAACAGTGGTTGCTTATCAATGAGAACTGCACGCAGAGGATGATCCCCACCCATCGTCCCATGGTGTACCTCCTTGTGGGAAATATTGAAGAGGGCACCATTTTAGTAAACCAGGTTTATCGTTGGCAGAGGAGGGACTCCCAGCTGACTTTGGCCACGCAGAAGTGGAGATACCATAAATGCTTGTAA